GATCCTGATCTTCGCGATCAAGCTCTCCTGGTTGCCCGTGGGTGGCTGGGGATCACCAATGCAGTTGATCCTCCCGGCGGTGACCCTCGCGATTCCCTATGCCGCCGTGATCGCCCGATTGCTACACGACAGCCTCAGGGAGACATTGGTCGAGGATTTCGTTCGCACTGCCCGGGCGAAGGGGCTCTCCGAACGTGCCGTAGTCTATCGTCATGCCCTGCGCGTGGCGATCCTGCCCGTGATCTCCTACCTCGGCCCCCTGGCAGCCAACCTGCTTACTGGTTCGATCGTCGTGGAGACGATCTTTCACATTCCCGGTGCGGGGGGCTTCTTCGTGAACTCCATCCTGAACCGCGATGGATTTCTGCTTGGAGGCGTGGTCATCGTCTATTGCGTACTTCTGGTGATCTTCAATTTACTGGTCGATCTCTCCTACCGCCTGCTGGACCGGAGGATCCAGGAATCATGATTCTCTCACTCCCCAGATCGGCAAGGCTTCCGGCGATAGTTCTCTGCGGAATGATCCTTGCGGTTCTTGTCGGTCCCTTTCTTTTCCCTCACTCCTTCGCACTGCCAGGGACGGAGACCTATGCAGCACCCAGTGCTACCCACATCTGTGGAACCGACCTAAATGGCCGTGATCTTCTCCTGCGGATACTTGAAGGGGGACGGATCTCGCTACTTGTCGGCATCTGTGGCGCTGGCATCAGTCTGATCATCGGCACCTCCTACGGCCTTATCGCAGGGTCTTCAAGCCGGGGCGTTGATAACTCCATGATGCGCTTGGTCGATATTCTCTATTCGGTTCCACGCCTGATTTTCATCCTGATCTTTATCAATGCATTCAATGAGCGTCTTCAGTTGGCTGCAAGTAACCATGGCTGGGACTGCCTGGTCGCCTCATCGCGCCTAGTCATCCTAATCCTGAGCCTAGGGATCATTGAATGGCTTACGATGGCTCGGATCGTACGGGGCCAGACCCTCACCCTGAGAGAGCGCTCTTATGTGGCCGCGGCGCGCGTTCTGGGAGAGGGCTATTGGACGATTCTCTGGAGGCACCTCCTTCCCAATCTTGCCGGCATCATCCTTGTCTATCTCACCCTAGCCATACCCTCTGTCATTATCGACGAGGCCTTCCTGAGTTTCCTAGGTCTCGGAGTCCAAGCTCCACAATCCAGCTGGGGCTCCCTGCTCGCCGAGGGTGCCTCATCCATCAATCCCCTCAAGGGAGCCTGGTGGATGATTCTCTTCCCCTCATTGGCCCTGCTGACAACACTGCTCGCACTCTATTCAATAGGCGACGCCCTCAGACGCTCCATCTCAGCTAAATAGATTTACAGGGATAAAGGAGATGAAGGGGATTCTTTAAAGATGCCGAAAATCTTCGCTCTTTTAGTCATATCCCTTTTATCCCCTTCATCCCTGTGAGTTTCTTCCCGTCTTGCCCCAAGTATTGGAAAAGAGGCACGATATTGTCATGAGTGAAGCCGCCGCACGATCCATCGTGGAGAAGCTTCGCGCCAAGGGCTTCGAGGCACTCTATGCTGGGGGCTGTGTTCGGGATCGCCTCCTCGGCTTGGAACCTCATGACTACGATGTGGCCACGAGCGCCCGACCCGAGCAAGTGGAGGCACTCTTTCCCAGGACTGTCCCCGTCGGTGCACAGTTCGGTGTGATTGTCGTGCTGGAGGCAGGGGCCGAGATCCAGGTAGCCACCTTCCGTGGAGACGGCACCTACCATGATGGCAGGCATCCCGAGAGCGTCCATTACACGGATGCCAAGGGGGATGCCAGTCGGCGCGATTTCACGATTAACGGTCTCTTCTACGATCCGATCGGCGAAGAAACCCTGGATTTTGTAGGGGGACGCGAGGATCTGAAGAAGCGCCTTATCCGGGCGATTGGGAATCCTTCCGAGCGCTTTGCCGAGGACAAGCTCCGTCTACTGAGAGCCGTGCGTTTTGCAACAACCCTAGGTTTCGCCATCGATCCCCCAACCTGGAGTGCAGTGCTGCAGTGGACCCCTGAGATTCATGCCGTCAGCGCCGAACGGATCCGTGACGAGTTCTGCAAGATCCTCCTCTCACCGAACCGGCTTCGAGGATTCGACCTGCTGGATGAAAGCGGCCTACTCAGGATGATCCTGCCCGAGATGGAGACACTGAAGGGTTGCGATCAACCGCCGGACTTCCATCCCGAGGGGGATGTCTTTGTCCATACGCGACTGATGATTTCCCTTCTACCGCCGACTGTCTCACTGCCTCTTGTGCTCTCGGTGCTCTTCCACGACTTGGGTAAACCCCCGACACGGTTTGTCGATGAGACCGGCCGCATCCGCTTCAATGGACATGAGGGCGTCAGCGCCGAGATGAGTATTCGGATCATGAAGCGGCTACGCTTCTCCAATGAGATCATCGATGACGTGATTCCGGCGGTCAGACTCCACATGAGCTTCAAGGATGTCCCGAACATGCGCGTTGCCACGCTCAAGCGCATGATGGCCCGTCCTACGTTTGACGATGAACTCGAACTCCACCGCGTCGACTGTCTGGCCAGCCACGGAATGCTCGACAACCATGCGTTACTGATTGCCAGGCGTGAGGAGTTCGCCAATCAGCCGCTTATTCCCTCACCCCTTCTCAACGGCGACGACCTGATCGGACTTGGTTGGAAACCGGGCAAGAAATTCGCGGAAATCCTCCAGGCCATTCAAACCCTTCAACTTGAGGGCACTCTCAACTCTCGAGACGAGGCGCTTGCCTGGATTTCCTCGGAATATTCCAGTTAAAAAATGGTGGGCAGTGAGGGGATCGAACCCCCGACCAACTCGGTGTAAGCGAGCCGCTCTACCGCTGAGCTAACTGCCCTTAAAAATAAATGCTGAATGGCGTCTCAGGGGGGACTAGTCCTCCTGAACCGGCAAGCAACTGCAGAAAATATTCCGATCGCCGTACACATTGTCAACACGCGAGACTGAGGGCCAGAACTTATGTTTCTTGAGCCATGCTACAGGATAAGCGGCCTGCGCGCGTGAATAGGGTCTATTCCACTCGTCGGAGGTAACGGTAAGAGCCGTGTGGGGAGCCCGCTTCAGAGGATTATCGGCCTTGTCGAGCTCACCCCGTTCGATGGCCGTGAGTTCCCCATGAATCGCTATCATGGCATCGCAGAAGCGGTCGAGTTCTTCTTTCGATTCGCTCTCGGTCGGCTCAATCATGAGGGTTCCAGCAACGGGCCAGCTCATGGTCGGTGCATGGAAGCCATAGTCGATGAGGCGCTTCGCCACATCCTCGACCTCGATACCAGCTCGGGCCTTCCACTCGCGGAGATCTAGGATGCACTCGTGGGCGACCGTGCCGTTGGCGCCCTTGTAGAGGACTGGGAAATAGGACTCGATCCGCTTGGCCATGTAGTTTGCATTCAGGATGGCAATGGCGCTGGCTGCTGCCAGTCCGTCTGGGCCCATCATGCGAAGATACATCCAGCTGATGACGCAAATGCTGGCACTGCCCCATGGCGCGGCGCTGACCTCGGAGACGGCTTGGGAACCGCCGGTCGGGATCACGGAATGTCCGGGCAGGAATGGAGAGAGATGCTTAGCCACGCCAATCGGACCCACTCCTGGACCGCCCCCTCCATGGGGGATGCAGAAGGTCTTGTGAAGGTTCAGATGACAGACATCCGCCCCGATGTCACCAGGACTGCAGAGTCCGACCTGGGCGTTCATGTTTGCTCCGTCCATGTAGACCTGACCTCCCGCCTCATGGATCATCGAACAGATCTCCTTGATCCGGGACTCGAAGACGCCGTGGGTCGAGGGATAGGTGACCATGAGGGCTGAGAGACGGTCGCGATGAATCTCTATCTTGGCGCGGAGGTCGTCCACATCGACATTCCCATCGGCATCGCAGGCGACTCCCACGATCTCCATGCCGACCATAGCGGCGCTGGCTGGATTGGTCCCATGAGCGGAAACAGGGATGAGGCAGACAATACGGTTCATATCGCCTCGTGAACGGTGATAGGCACGGATCACGAGCAGTCCGGCGTATTCTCCCTGGGAACCTGCGTTCGGCTGGAGAGAGACGGCATGGAAGCCGGTGATCTCGGCAAGCCACCGCTCAAGTTGCTCAAAGATGACTTGATAACCCTTGGCCTGTTCTATCGGGACGAAGGGGTGAAGGCCTCCTATCGTCTCCCAGGTGACAGGGAGCATCTCGGAAGTCGCGTTCAGCTTCATGGTGCATGATCCGAGTGGGATCATCGAAGTGGTGAGAGAGAGATCCTTGGCCTCGAGGCGGCGCATATAGCGGAGCATCTCGGTCTCGGTGTGGTGTGTATTGAAGACCGGATGAGTCAGATAGTCCGAGGTGCGTCGGAGAGCATCGGGAGTCTGCCAGGAGAGTGGATCATTCACCACATTGCCGGGCCCCTTGCCAAAAAGTTCGATCAACCCATCAATGGAACCGGAAGTCTCATCGAGAGAAACGGACACGGCCGTGTCGCCAAGGAACCTGAGATTGATACCGGCTTTCTCCGCGCGGGAACAGAGTGAAGAGGATTCGGCAGAGGTCATGTTTACCCGGACAGTGTCGAAGAAGGGGGCGTTGCTGACGGACCAGCCGTTCTTGGCAAGTAGTGAGGCCAGCTTGAGGGCATGGAGATGGATCTTCTCGGCGATCTCCCGAAGCCCCTTCGGACCATGGTAAACGGCAAACATGGAGGCGATGACAGCAAGCAGAACCTGGGCGGTGCAGATGTTGCTCGTGGCTTTCTCGCGGCGGATATGCTGCTCGCGGGTCTGGAGCGTGAGGCGATAGGCGGGATTGCCATCGGCATCACGGGAGACTCCAACCAAGCGGCCCGGCAGGCGGCGCTTGAACTCGTCACGGACAGCTAGGAATGCGGCATGAGGGCCTCCGTATCCCATAGGGACACCGAAGCGCTGAGAGGAACCAACGACGATGTCGGCACCGAACTCACCAGGAGGCTTCAGGAGGACCAGGGCCAGTGGATCCGAGGCGACCACGGCGAGACCGCCGGCGGCATGGATTTTCTCAATCGATGAAGTCGGGTCGATGATCGCTCCATCCGTGGCCGGATACTGGAGGATTCCACCACAGAGACCCGATGTCGGGATCTGATCTTCACTGCCGACGATCAATACGATGCCCAGCGGTTCCGTGCGGGTGCGGAGCAAGGAGATGGTCTGGGGATGGCAACTCTCCGAGACAAAGAAGGATACTCCGCCTTGAATACCCTGGGGACCCTTAAGGTCATGACACATCGCCATGGCCTCGGCGGCGGCAGTCGCCTCATCCAGCATCGAGGCATTCGCGATCGCCATGCCTGTCAGGTCGCAGACCATGGTCTGAAAATTCACCAGAGCCTCCATGCGCCCCTGCGAGATCTCAGCCTGGTAAGGCGTGTAGGCCGTGTACCAACCTGGGTTCTCCAGAATATTCCGTTGAATCACGGTGGGCAGGTTCGTGCCGTGATATCCCATCCCGATGTAGGAGGTGCGCACTTCGTTTCTGGAAGCAATCTCGCGTAGCTCAGCAAGAGCCTCTTCCTCGCTGGCAGCTGGGGGAAGATCCAGCGGCTTTGCGCTCCTGATCTCGGCGGGAACCGTCTTTGCAATCAGCTCCTCGAGAGAGGCATATCCCAGAGTCTCCAGCATTGCTCGGATTTCCCGATGGTGGGAACCGAGATGTCGGCGGGAGAAGCGCCCGCGGGAGAGAACAGAGTCTAGTTGGTCAGCCCCGATGGTACTCATTGACCGATCTGGGCTGTGTAGGCTTCGGGGGTCAGAAGAGCGTCGATCTCGGCAGGATTGGAAGCCTTTAGCTTGAAGATCCAGCCCTGACCGAAAGGATCGGTATTCAGGAGAGCGGGATTGGAAGTGAGCGCATCGTTCACCTCGGTAACGACTCCGGAGAGTGGCGAGTAGATATCGCTTGCAGCCTTCACTGACTCGACGACGGCAGCTGTCGCACCGGCCTTCACCTCGACACCAACTTTCGGAGGCTCGGCATAGACGATATCGGTCAGCTCCGCCTGGGCATGGTCGGTGATCCCGACAGAGATGATGTCATTCTCCTGACGGATCCATTCGTGAGTCTTGGCGTAGCGGAGGTCTGCTGGAACGTTCATGCGTTGGCGATTGTGTTGGCGGTTTCTATGTTACAGGGAGGGTTCAAAGAGAGGGCTTTTTGTAGAAAGGGAGCGTTGCAATGATAGCGGCGTAACGGCGACCTCGCACCTCAATTTCTAATTGCGTTCCGGGGATTCTACAGACCTCGGGAAGATAGGCCATGGCGATCCCCTCACCCAGACTCGGGGAGAGGGCGCCGCTGCAGGTTTCACCCAATGCAACTCCATCGGCCAGAACAGGATAATGGGAACGGAGCGGCGGACCCTGCACGGAAAGCTTGAGGGGTGTCAACCGAGAGGGGAGGCCCTCTGAACGCTGCTGCTCCAGAGCCTTACGCCCCGAAAAATCACCCTTCGCGGGATCATCGAGGCCAACAAAGCGATCCAGACCTGCCTCTAGCGGGGTGCGGTCACGGGAGAGATCCGAGCCATTCAGCGGATAACCCATCTCAAGCCGCAGGGTGTCTCGGGATCCAAGGCCACAAGGCTTCACTCCAGCGGCAAGAAGGCGCTCCCAAAGCGCGATGCCATGCGCCACAGGAACAAAGAGTTCAAACCCATCCTCACCGGTATATCCTGTACGGGCGACAAGTGAGGGAACGATCCCCTCGGAAGAGATAAGCGGAGCAATGCCGTTTCGCTTCGGGATGTCGCAGACAGGATAGAGTCCTCTCAGAACCTTTTCTGCATCGGGTCCCTGGAGAGCAATGGCTGCATAGTCGTTACCTTGGTCCTGCAGCACAACGGAACCGTCGGCAGGAAGATGACCATGCATCCATTCGAGATCGAGATCGCGGCAAGCACCATTGATCACCAGAAAATAAGATAACTCTCCCGTCCGGTAGATGATGAGATCATCAATAACCCCCCCCTTCTCATCAAGCATGAGGGTGTATTGACCCCGGGTGACGGCCAGCTTGCCGACGCGGTTGGTCAAGAGACTCTCCAGCCACGCCAGGGCACCGGGCCCTGAAACAATAACTTCCCCCATGTGGGAGATGTCGAACATCCCCGAGGCAGACCTGACAGCGCGGTGCTCCTCCATGATGCCGGAGTACTGGACCGGCATGTACCATCCGCCAAATTCTACCATGCGGGCGCCACAGGCAACATGGGCTGATTCGAGAGGAGAATGCTTGAGAAGGGCAGGATCGCTCATAGGGATTAATCGGAAGCTTTTGTTGCTGAGCTCATCGACCCATTGGGACGACGCGCGTTGAAATCCAAGTAGGTATAGGACTGGAACATCTTCTCGTACTCGTCGGCGAGACGCATCGCCTCGTTGGGCTTGAGACGGTCGCCCTTGAGCGCGGCATCGGCCTGGGACTTGATCTTGCGGGCCAACTCCTTGGTGTCCCACTGAGTGAGGGTCAGTACTTGGTCGATGGTATTGCCGGGAAGCACCTCCTCGATGTAGTAGCCGGCCTCCTCATCCTCATCGAGAAAGACATGCATCTCGTTCACCCGACCGAAGAGATTATGCAGATCCCCCATGATGTCCTGATAGGCTCCGGAAAGGAAAATCCCCAGATAGTAGGGCTCGCCGGGCCGGACGGCATGCACAGGCAGGGTCTCCTTCACATCCTGGAAGTCAATGAACTTGGCCATCTTGCCGTCGGAATCACAGGTGATATCGACGAGTGTGCCGCTACGCTCCGGAACCTCATCGAGACGGTGGATCGGCATGACTGGGAAAAGCTGTCCCAAGGCCCAATGATCAAGCAGGGACTGAAAGACAGAAAAGTTGCAGAGAAGCTGGTCAGCCAGAGCCACCTCGAGTTCCCTCACCTCCTCGGGCACCTGCTTCATCCCGGCATGGAGTTTCACGATCGCGGCGGCGATTTGCCAATACAGGGTATCGATCTTTGCCTTGGAGCGGAGCTCGAGCAGGCCGAGATCGAACATCGACTGCGCCTGATCCCTTATCTGCTGGGCATCGTGGAAATTTTCCAAACGACGCTTCTCATTGAGTCCGGTCAAGATCTCGAGCATGTCGGAAACCAGCTTGGGATCCTCCGGAGAGGGCGAGACTTCGGCTCCATGACTCTGCTTCTCGATGGAGCCGAACGCCTCAATGATGAGTACCGAGTGCGGCGCCACAATGAAACGACCGCTTTCGCTCACGATCACGGGATGCTCGACCTGCTCGGAGTCACAGACCTCCATGATATTGTAGACGATGTCGCGGGTGTACTCGTGGAGTGAATAGTTCCTGGAACTATCGAAGCTCGTGCGGGATCCGTCGTAGTCAACTCCGAGCCCACCACCCACGTCGAGATAGCCGAGTGCGTGGCCCATCTTCTTGAGCTTGGCATAGAAGCGGGCGGCCTCACGCGTAGCGCGGCTGATCGTCTGGATATCTGGAACCTGGGAGCCGACATGGTAATGCAGAAGCACCAGCGCGTTGGGAATGCCCTCGGCATGAAGCGTATCGCTCATCAAGACAAGATCAGCTGTGGAGAGACC
The sequence above is a segment of the Verrucomicrobiota bacterium genome. Coding sequences within it:
- a CDS encoding ABC transporter permease gives rise to the protein MIRRIASLPVVLFCVVTITFFLIRLSPGGPFDSERKLPPAIEKQLLAKYKLDGPILGQYTGYLKDLIHGDLRLSTKYRNRSVNEILAQTLPVTLTLGAAALLIAVTTGVWLGAFAAARPGTLVEGGALAMTLLAISLPSFVLGPLLILIFAIKLSWLPVGGWGSPMQLILPAVTLAIPYAAVIARLLHDSLRETLVEDFVRTARAKGLSERAVVYRHALRVAILPVISYLGPLAANLLTGSIVVETIFHIPGAGGFFVNSILNRDGFLLGGVVIVYCVLLVIFNLLVDLSYRLLDRRIQES
- a CDS encoding ABC transporter permease, translated to MILSLPRSARLPAIVLCGMILAVLVGPFLFPHSFALPGTETYAAPSATHICGTDLNGRDLLLRILEGGRISLLVGICGAGISLIIGTSYGLIAGSSSRGVDNSMMRLVDILYSVPRLIFILIFINAFNERLQLAASNHGWDCLVASSRLVILILSLGIIEWLTMARIVRGQTLTLRERSYVAAARVLGEGYWTILWRHLLPNLAGIILVYLTLAIPSVIIDEAFLSFLGLGVQAPQSSWGSLLAEGASSINPLKGAWWMILFPSLALLTTLLALYSIGDALRRSISAK
- a CDS encoding CCA tRNA nucleotidyltransferase yields the protein MSEAAARSIVEKLRAKGFEALYAGGCVRDRLLGLEPHDYDVATSARPEQVEALFPRTVPVGAQFGVIVVLEAGAEIQVATFRGDGTYHDGRHPESVHYTDAKGDASRRDFTINGLFYDPIGEETLDFVGGREDLKKRLIRAIGNPSERFAEDKLRLLRAVRFATTLGFAIDPPTWSAVLQWTPEIHAVSAERIRDEFCKILLSPNRLRGFDLLDESGLLRMILPEMETLKGCDQPPDFHPEGDVFVHTRLMISLLPPTVSLPLVLSVLFHDLGKPPTRFVDETGRIRFNGHEGVSAEMSIRIMKRLRFSNEIIDDVIPAVRLHMSFKDVPNMRVATLKRMMARPTFDDELELHRVDCLASHGMLDNHALLIARREEFANQPLIPSPLLNGDDLIGLGWKPGKKFAEILQAIQTLQLEGTLNSRDEALAWISSEYSS
- the gcvP gene encoding aminomethyl-transferring glycine dehydrogenase — its product is MSTIGADQLDSVLSRGRFSRRHLGSHHREIRAMLETLGYASLEELIAKTVPAEIRSAKPLDLPPAASEEEALAELREIASRNEVRTSYIGMGYHGTNLPTVIQRNILENPGWYTAYTPYQAEISQGRMEALVNFQTMVCDLTGMAIANASMLDEATAAAEAMAMCHDLKGPQGIQGGVSFFVSESCHPQTISLLRTRTEPLGIVLIVGSEDQIPTSGLCGGILQYPATDGAIIDPTSSIEKIHAAGGLAVVASDPLALVLLKPPGEFGADIVVGSSQRFGVPMGYGGPHAAFLAVRDEFKRRLPGRLVGVSRDADGNPAYRLTLQTREQHIRREKATSNICTAQVLLAVIASMFAVYHGPKGLREIAEKIHLHALKLASLLAKNGWSVSNAPFFDTVRVNMTSAESSSLCSRAEKAGINLRFLGDTAVSVSLDETSGSIDGLIELFGKGPGNVVNDPLSWQTPDALRRTSDYLTHPVFNTHHTETEMLRYMRRLEAKDLSLTTSMIPLGSCTMKLNATSEMLPVTWETIGGLHPFVPIEQAKGYQVIFEQLERWLAEITGFHAVSLQPNAGSQGEYAGLLVIRAYHRSRGDMNRIVCLIPVSAHGTNPASAAMVGMEIVGVACDADGNVDVDDLRAKIEIHRDRLSALMVTYPSTHGVFESRIKEICSMIHEAGGQVYMDGANMNAQVGLCSPGDIGADVCHLNLHKTFCIPHGGGGPGVGPIGVAKHLSPFLPGHSVIPTGGSQAVSEVSAAPWGSASICVISWMYLRMMGPDGLAAASAIAILNANYMAKRIESYFPVLYKGANGTVAHECILDLREWKARAGIEVEDVAKRLIDYGFHAPTMSWPVAGTLMIEPTESESKEELDRFCDAMIAIHGELTAIERGELDKADNPLKRAPHTALTVTSDEWNRPYSRAQAAYPVAWLKKHKFWPSVSRVDNVYGDRNIFCSCLPVQED
- the gcvH gene encoding glycine cleavage system protein GcvH, producing MNVPADLRYAKTHEWIRQENDIISVGITDHAQAELTDIVYAEPPKVGVEVKAGATAAVVESVKAASDIYSPLSGVVTEVNDALTSNPALLNTDPFGQGWIFKLKASNPAEIDALLTPEAYTAQIGQ
- the gcvT gene encoding glycine cleavage system aminomethyltransferase GcvT, translating into MSDPALLKHSPLESAHVACGARMVEFGGWYMPVQYSGIMEEHRAVRSASGMFDISHMGEVIVSGPGALAWLESLLTNRVGKLAVTRGQYTLMLDEKGGVIDDLIIYRTGELSYFLVINGACRDLDLEWMHGHLPADGSVVLQDQGNDYAAIALQGPDAEKVLRGLYPVCDIPKRNGIAPLISSEGIVPSLVARTGYTGEDGFELFVPVAHGIALWERLLAAGVKPCGLGSRDTLRLEMGYPLNGSDLSRDRTPLEAGLDRFVGLDDPAKGDFSGRKALEQQRSEGLPSRLTPLKLSVQGPPLRSHYPVLADGVALGETCSGALSPSLGEGIAMAYLPEVCRIPGTQLEIEVRGRRYAAIIATLPFYKKPSL
- the speA gene encoding biosynthetic arginine decarboxylase, with product MPQDSNGSITAQNSSLYNVEGWSEGYVRINDAGHVTMRPQRKEGEEIDLMEIVAEAGDRGLRFPLLVRFHDLLRDRVRRLNESFARAISECGYKNQYRGVFPIKVNQLCEVVEEIVDAGLPYHFGIEAGSKPELIAALAVHSDPESLVVGNGYKDDEFIRAALIGIKLGKKVILVVEKLEEFHQILAVAKQVGVTPMIGARVRLLSKGAGKWATSGGENAKFGLSTADLVLMSDTLHAEGIPNALVLLHYHVGSQVPDIQTISRATREAARFYAKLKKMGHALGYLDVGGGLGVDYDGSRTSFDSSRNYSLHEYTRDIVYNIMEVCDSEQVEHPVIVSESGRFIVAPHSVLIIEAFGSIEKQSHGAEVSPSPEDPKLVSDMLEILTGLNEKRRLENFHDAQQIRDQAQSMFDLGLLELRSKAKIDTLYWQIAAAIVKLHAGMKQVPEEVRELEVALADQLLCNFSVFQSLLDHWALGQLFPVMPIHRLDEVPERSGTLVDITCDSDGKMAKFIDFQDVKETLPVHAVRPGEPYYLGIFLSGAYQDIMGDLHNLFGRVNEMHVFLDEDEEAGYYIEEVLPGNTIDQVLTLTQWDTKELARKIKSQADAALKGDRLKPNEAMRLADEYEKMFQSYTYLDFNARRPNGSMSSATKASD